Proteins co-encoded in one Nicotiana sylvestris chromosome 7, ASM39365v2, whole genome shotgun sequence genomic window:
- the LOC104212117 gene encoding CRM-domain containing factor CFM9, mitochondrial-like has product MFVSRYIQRRSLQNAILRRYDMVNMISSGEVKNVEVPIFTATSKVWNCVRWMSGKSMRSRVAMRMQNESSKTLREIRRSKKLKLKLMTDEERLIYNLRRAKKKVALLLQKLKKYELPELPSPRHDPELLTPEQLQAYKKIGFRNKNYVPVGVRGVFGGVVQNMHLHWKFHETVQVCCDNFPKEKIKEMASMLARLSGGIVVNIHNVKTIIMFRGRNYRQPKNLIPINTLTKRKALFKARFEQALESQKLNIKKIEQELRRKGINPDDPAARASIQRVASTFFNAIDKKEGSPYVFQEDTGTKLGLSSSIDQTHSTAEDSDQEELDRFIAQIEQAADDEWAAEEEAEKDEVGKIRYWNKEDIGSRFRRSGMMGSDESDDESGGRTSGWNKTYGRKIADDDGHDDVSEDDNELDNNDDQRGRSNYADSGMYKAPDRHPKYKTEKWQKGKSSKPISEGGSSRNFDPYLKGKMGTEGSGSDMLSDLEEAMWNSDDEGGQHSMPPSEYRSSSDEGEDYDNSDDEGGQHSMPPSEYRSSSDEGEDYDKVATLGSSAEDAPGSRASRGVTNSFRTSSQEQMKKNEGTSESKTKVKSSKDLDETWDSD; this is encoded by the exons ATGTTCGTTTCCAGATACATTCAACGGCGCTCCTTGCA GAATGCGATTCTGCGGAGATACGATATGGTGAATATGATTTCAAGCGGTGAAGTAAAAAATGTGGAAGTTCCTATATTTACTGCAACGAGTAAGGTGTGGAATTGCGTGCGGTGGATGTCGGGGAAGAGCATGAGGAGCAGAGTAGCAATGAGAATGCAGAATGAGTCAAGCAAAACCCTAAGGGAGATACGGAGGTCAAAGAAGTTGAAATTGAAGCTGATGACTGATGAAGAACGGTTAATTTATAATCTCCGTAGAGCAAAGAAAAAAGTTGCTTTGCTACTTCAGAAGCTGAAGAAATATGAGCTACCAGAGTTGCCATCTCCACGGCATGATCCTGAGCTTCTCACTCCTGAGCAACTGCAAGCGTATAAGAAGATTGGTTTCAGGAATAAAAATTATGTTCCTGTTGGTGTTCGTGGAGTCTTCGGTGGAGTTGTCCAAAATATGCATCTCCACTGGAAGTTTCATGAGACTGTACAAGTTTGTTGTGATAACTTCCCTAAGGAAAAAATTAAAGAGATGGCCTCAATGCTGGCTCGACTAAGTGGCGGTATTGTGGTTAACATACACAATGTAAAAACCATTATTATGTTTCGCGGCAGAAACTACCGCCAGCCTAAGAATTTAATACCTATCAACACACTTACAAAAAGGAAG GCATTATTTAAAGCCCGATTCGAACAAGCACTAGAATCACAGAaattaaacataaagaaaatagaaCAAGAGCTCCGGAGGAAGGGGATAAATCCTGATGATCCAGCAGCCAGGGCCAGCATCCAGCGAGTAGCATCCACATTCTTCAATGCCATTGATAAGAAAGAAGGAAGCCCATATGTCTTTCAGGAGGATACTGGTACTAAGTTGGGTCTCAGCAGTAGTATAGACCAAACACATTCAACAGCTGAAGACAGTGACCAGGAAGAACTTGACCGTTTTATTGCTCAGATAGAACAGGCAGCTGATGACGAATGGGCagctgaggaagaagcagagaaAGACGAAGTAGGGAAGATTAGATATTGGAACAAAGAAGATATAGGTAGTCGATTCAGAAGATCTGGAATGATGGGAAGTGATGAATCAGATGATGAGTCAGGAGGGAGAACAAGTGGCTGGAATAAGACTTACGGAAGGAAGATAGCTGATGATGATGGACATGATGATGTATCTGAAGATGACAATGAATTGGATAACAATGATGACCAACGTGGTAGAAGCAATTACGCTGATTCCGGCATGTACAAGGCTCCTGACAGGCATCCTAAGTATAAAACGGAGAAATGGCAGAAAGGTAAGAGCAGTAAACCTATAAGTGAGGGAGGTTCAAGCAGAAATTTTGATCCTTATTTAAAGGGAAAGATGGGTACAGAAGGTTCTGGTTCAGACATGTTAAGTGACCTTGAGGAAGCCATGTGGAATTCAGATGATGAGGGAGGGCAGCACTCAATGCCACCAAGTGAGTATAGAAGTAGTAGTGACGAGGGGGAGGATTATGATAATTCAGATGATGAGGGAGGGCAGCACTCAATGCCACCAAGTGAGTATAGAAGTAGTAGTGACGAGGGGGAGGATTATGATAAGGTAGCAACATTGGGATCAAGTGCAGAGGATGCACCCGGTTCAAGGGCATCAAGAGGGGTAACTAATAGCTTTAGGACAAGTAGTCAAGAGCAGATGAAGAAAAATGAGGGTACTTCCGAGAGCAAGACAAAGGTGAAAAGCTCAAAGGACTTGGATGAAACTTGGGACAGCGACTGA